A window of the Microplitis mediator isolate UGA2020A chromosome 5, iyMicMedi2.1, whole genome shotgun sequence genome harbors these coding sequences:
- the LOC130667910 gene encoding P2R1A-PPP2R2A-interacting phosphatase regulator 1, protein MEIDCPIISLKRSSSAPMIHEISAAVSVSSSSTSTPRDVATAVTLSPTIPRTRRFSTSSFANTPRLTPRVNQLKQEECIDVAGREAAHEKEIHSVMQISQSWEDLTLEAEGLSFKDSELPNQQLKNIEKQMIKRVVDPLNLNLPIINSPPPCSSPSPTRSSLGQRQCYSPRLHIVHWRNNLSPSPTRKPFAMRRSLSPIAIRPSCLGPVKRKFDLTDNSTDRQQPLKRASAVVLSNPSRSDKISNIIPGTINLMESSASFPNINSSDFSFHQVEKSTSNRVIINDNERVTRNSEQAKVTRSKQRDQMNKNNYR, encoded by the exons ATGGAAATTGATTGCCCAATAATCAGTCTTAAAAGATCTAGCAGCGCTCCTATGATTCATGAAATTAGTGCTGCTGTGTCAGTCAGTTCATCTTCAACATCTACACCACG GGATGTCGCTACTGCAGTAACTCTGTCCCCAACAATACCAAGAACACGTCGGTTTAGTACAAGT agtTTTGCAAATACTCCTAGACTAACGCCGAGAGTAAACCAATTAAAACAAGAAGAATGCATTGATGTCGCTGGCAGAGAAGCTGCACATGAAAAAGAAATTCATAGTGTGATGCAAATTTCTCAATCATGGGAAGATTTAACCCTCGAAGCTGAAGGACTATCTTTTAAGGATTCAGAGCTACCTAATCAACAacttaaaaatatcgaaaaacaaatgataaaacGAGTTGTTGATCCGTTGAATCTTAATCTACCAATTATTAACAGCCCTCCCCCTTGTTCTTCACCATCACCTACTAGATCTAGTTTAGGACAACGTCAATGTTATTCACCTAGACTTCATATTGTTCATTGGAGAAATAACCTTTCTCCGAGCCCTACGAGGAAACCATTTGCTATGAGACGTAGTTTAAGTCCAATAGCCATAAGACCGAGTTGTTTGGGACCAGTTAAgaggaaatttgatttaacTGATAATAGTACCGATCGTCAACAACCACTCAAACGTGCATCAGCAGTGGTACTTTCAAACCCCTCCAG atcggataaaatatcaaatataatTCCTGGTACGATAAATCTAATGGAATCATCTGCCTCTTTTCCAAATATAAACTCATctgatttttcatttcatcaaGTTGAGAAATCTACATCTAATagagtaattattaatgacaATGAACGAGTGACACGAAATAGTGAACAAGCAAAAGTTACAAGATCTAAACAAAGAGatcaaatgaataaaaataattataggtga
- the LOC130667909 gene encoding cytochrome b5 reductase 4, giving the protein MDSSNDTNLKNNPVMKGNRLATTTNDHKFSEEVQKVTPSISPTTLLAKSSVLLPTGIARVKQYPEKKADLLKESATPSSSFSSATGNPRNKTALAPGHSLMDWIRLGSSNIDLTGVGGISQIVTMTELTKHNQRNDAWIAIRGVVFNVTRYMDFHPGGVEELMKGVGKDATKLFENVHAWVNYQSILRKCIVGKLSREGITDLRNVVFDCNKQLAKKCSLTNDKLVNSSLGIQSDWKQTTDTISFVYKISKDQSFPGFQLIRINEKEFNIQIRTRNTITKHEYDLCNRVQWPPVWNQNFEAGEISFCFSKIIGGLWKSYGSRVTVSNTKQFEKDYRNWEVVSNTLLCEAVHLLVLKSNNYMEIMVTGRHVEAKMNVMDTEISRCYTPVPLFLHSENIISEHKPDYLYLIIKRYNNGILSPSITALQQGQSLSLSNGLGTFVVESFDKYSTIHILAAGTGITPMLSIIHRALNKRNIVAINFLNFNKNEENIFYSPQLKQISTDIRLTVTDILSQADDSWHGKRGIVSEVLLKELIGDPVALSCIFICGPIMFMNVANEILLKFGWETSQIYEFKG; this is encoded by the exons ATGGATTCTTCGAATGATACAAACCTAAAAAATAATCCTGTTATGAAAGGAAATAGGTTAGCGACAACAACCAATGATCATAAATTTTCTGAAGAAGTACAAAAAGTTACCCCATCAATTTCACCAACTACTTTATTAGCAAAAAGTTCCGTTTTATTGCCAACCGGAATTGCACGTGTTAAGCAATATCCTGAGAAAAAGGCAGATTTACTCAAAGAGTCTGCAACTCCTTCAAGTTCCTTTAGTTCTGCTACTG GCAATCCTAGAAATAAGACTGCACTTGCGCCCGGTCATAGCCTTATGGATTGGATCCGTCTTGGCtcctcaaatattgatctTACTGGGGTTGGTGGCATTAGTCAAATCGTCACAATGACCGAACTTACTAAGCATAATCAAAGGAATGATGCATGGATTGCTATTCGAG gtGTTGTATTTAATGTAACAAGATATATGGATTTTCATCCGGGCGGAGTGGAGGAACTAATGAAAGGTGTAGGAAAAGATGCTACAAAGCTCTTTGAGAAC gtTCATGCATGGGTCAATTACCAGAGTATTTTACGCAAATGTATCGTGGGCAAACTGAGTCGAGAAGGAATAACAGATTTACGTAACGTTGTTTTTGATTGTAATAAACAACTTGCAAAAAAATGTTCTCTTACG AATGACAAATTAGTTAATTCATCATTGGGAATTCAAAGTGACTGGAAACAAACTACTGATACTATATCATTtgtgtataaaatttctaaagatCAATCATTTCCTGGTTTCCAACTAATACgaataaatgaaaaagaatTCAACATACAAATCCGCACACGTAATACTATTACAAAACATGAATATGATCTTTGTAATAGAGTACAATGGCCACCTGTATGGAACCAAAATTTTGAAGCAGGAGAGatatctttttgtttttccaAAATAATCGGAGGGTTGTGGAAATCTTATGGAAGTCGGGTAACTGTAAGTAACACTAAACAATTTGAAAAAGATTATAGGAACTGGGAAGTTGTCAGCAATACACTACTGTGTGAAGCTGTTCATCTTCTAGTTTTAAAGTCAAACAATTATATGGAAATAATGGTAACTGGTCGACATGTGGAAGCCAAAATGAATGTCAtgg ATACAGAAATTTCAAGATGTTATACACCAGTACCTTTATTTCTTCACTCTGAAAACATAATATCAGAACATAAACCCGActatttgtaccttataattAAACGATATAATAATGGAATTTTAAGTCCATCTATAACAGCTCTTCAACAAGGACAATCGTTAAGTTTAAGTAATGGATTAGGTACATTTGTGGTTGAATCTTTTGACAAGTATTCTACTATTCATATACTTGCTGCAGGTACTGGAATAACTCCAATGTTAAGTATTATCCACCGGGCCCTCAATAAACGCAACAT agttgccattaattttcttaatttcaacaaaaatgaagagaatattttttatagtccACAACTAAAACAAATTAGTACGGATATACG ATTGACCGTGACTGATATTTTATCACAAGCTGATGATTCATGGCATGGCAAACGTGGAATAGTATCAGAAGTATTATTGAAAGAATTAATCGGTGATCCTGTGGCATTAAGCTGTATATTCATATGTGGCCCAATTATGTTTATGAATGTAGCAAATGA aatCCTCTTGAAATTTGGATGGGAAACATctcaaatatatgaatttaaaggatag